In Chitinophagaceae bacterium C216, the genomic stretch TTGGGAGAGGTAAACGGATTGCGAAGATTGCCTATAGTGATAGGTGCTTTTGAAGCTCAGGCTATTGCCGTTGCCTTAGAAAAAATGACTCCCAGCCGTCCCCTTACGCACGATTTGATGAAAAATTTCATGCTGGCATTCTCTATTGATTTGCATGAAATTATTATTTCCGACTTACAGGAAGGTATTTTCTTCAGCAAACTCATCTGTTCTTCTGAAAACGAAACCATCGAAATAGATAGTCGTACATCCGATGCCATAGCACTGGCTGTAAGATTCGGTTGTCCTATTTACACATATGAACATATATTGAATGCCGCCGGTATTGTGATGGATGATAAAGGCAAAATCACTCCTACAGCAGATCAAGAACCTACTACCACCGATGCTGGAGGGGACGATGATACCGAAGACCTTAAAAGAATGAGCGTAGAAGAGCTGAACAGGCTGCTAGAAGAAGTGCTGGAAAACGAAGATTATATCAAAGCCATAGCCATTCGCGATGAGCTGAACAACCGGAAAAAGAAAAAATAAAAGCTGGCTTTTATTATCTAAAATTCATATCCCTACATTACCTTGGTTGTTTTCTCTAATTGTAAAATAAATATCGGTTTATACATCACTGAAAAAAGAGCAGACGGGTATCATAATTTGGAAACCGTATTTCTGCCGCTGCCACTTTATGATGTACTGGAGCTTCACGATGCTTCCCATACCCGCATTACTGTTTTAGGGCAACTTATTCCGTGCAGTACAGAAGATAACATTGTATACAAAGCCTACCGACTTTTAAAGCAGGACTTCCCTAACCTCCCCGAAGTGCATTTTCATCTACTGAAAAATATTCCTGCAGGTGCAGGACTCGGAGCAGGAAGTGCAAATGGAGCTCATGCATTGATAGCTTTAAACCGAAAATTCGAATTAAACCTCAGCGAAGGGCAGTTGATCGCTTATGCTGCTGCATTGGGCAGCGATTGTCCTTTTTTTATCAAAAACAGTCCTTGCTTTGCCTCCGGTCGTGGCGAGCAGTTAGAGCCGCTTACTCTTGACCTATCAGCCTATCAACTTATCATTGTCAATCCAGGTATTCATATCTCCACACCATATGCATTTAGCCTCATTCGCCCAACACCTGCCCCTGTAAATTTGAAAGAAGTCATTACACTTCCTGTTGAAAAATGGCGCGACACTATTATTAATGATTTTGAAGAGGCCATCATAAAGGAGCATCCCGAAATTGAAGTAATAAAGAATAGATTATATGCTGCAGGGGCTGATTTTGCTTTAATGAGTGGCAGTGGGAGTACAGTATACGGATTATTTAAAAAAGACCAAGAAATTGTCACCGACTTTCCCGCACACTATTACGTAAAGCAACTGGCACTCTAAATTATTAGCTGTGATGAAAAGGAAATAAAAAAGCCTCCCTGTGGGGAGGCTTATATCACACATAATTAATTATGGTCTTTGTTGTTGCCGTTATTATGAGGCGGTTTTCTTTCAGGTCGGGGAATCAGCGCTTTTCTGGAAAGCTTGAATTTACCTGATTTAGGATCTGTACCAATAAGTTTCACTTTCATGGCGTCGCCTTCTTTTACGATACCATCTAATGACTCAAGGCGTTTCCAGCTAATTTCACTGATGTGCACCAAACCTTGTTTACCTGGCAGAAACTCCACAAACACTCCAAAGGGCACTACAGAAACTACGGTAGCATTGTATACATCGCCCACTACAGGTACCGCAACGATACCTTTAATCCAGTCTTCCGCTTTGATTACAGCATCTTTGTCAACACCAAAAATGCTGATCTCGCCCATATTGTTTACTTCTTCTACGTTAATCGTAGTTCCGGTTTCGCGCTGAATTTCCTGAATCACTTTACCGCCTGGGCCAATCACCGCTCCAATGAATTCTTTATCGATAAACATCTTCACAACACGTGGTGCGTGCGGTTTCACATCCGGTCTAGCTTCCGGAATAGCTTTGTACATATGCTCCAGAATATGGAGTCGGCCACGTCTTGCCTGTTCCAGTGCCTCACGCATTACATCCATGGAAAGACCATCTACTTTAATATCCATCTGTACTCCACAAATACCATCGCGAGTACCTGTTACTTTAAAGTCCATATCTCCGAGATGGTCTTCATCGCCTAGGATATCACTGAGAATCGCATATTTATCACCTTTGGTAATTAATCCCATAGCAATACCCGCTACGTGCTTAGGAAGTGGCACCCCGGCGTCCATCAACGCCAACGAACCTGCACATACTGTAGCCATTGAAGAAGAACCGTTTGACTCAAGGATATCACTTACTACACGCACGGTATACCCAAACTCAGCCTCGGAGGGCATCATTTGTTTTAACGAACGCATAGCCAGATTACCGTGACCGATTTCTCTACGGCCGGGACCACGCATCATTTTTACTTCACCGGTAGAGAACGGAGGGAAATTATAGTGCAGAATGAATTTCGAATATTTAGAAGAAGCGGCAGTTTCGATAAGCAGTTCGTCCAATCCAGTTCCGAGGGTTACTGTAGTAAGCGACTGAGTTTCACCACGGGTGAATAATGCTGATCCGTGGGGCGAAGGCAGTACATCTACCTCCATATCCAGCGGACGAATTTCATCTAACGCGCGACCGTCCAAACGAATACGGTCGTCCAAAATCATATCCCTTACCACATCATACTGCAAATCGTGGAAGTATTTATGTATCAGTTTACGCTCTACATCGGTAAAGGGATTTTCTTCGGTAGCTTCCGCTTCGAGTTTTGCCGCAATTTCTTCCTCCAGCAGCTTAAATCTTTCGGTTCTATCTTGCTTGGATAAGCGGCCTTTGGCTATTTCTTTTACCTTATCGGTTCCGTAGGCATATACCTTTTCGCGAATCGCTTCGTTATTAACCGGTTTAGTATATTCTCTTTTGCCGCTAACACCTTTAAGAGCTCTCAGTTCTTCCTGAGCCTTAATTTGAACTTTGATCGCTTCGTGTGCTATACCTAGCGCTTCGATGAGGTCGGCTTCGGAGCATTCTTCCGATTCACCTTCTACCATTAGCAGATTTTTTTCGGTAGCAGCTACGATAAAGTCCATATCAGCGTTTTCCATTTCGGAACGCGTAGGATTGATCTTAAACGCTCCGTCGATACGGGCTACACGTACTTCACTGATCACTTCTTTGATAGGTACATCTGACACTGCTAGCGCAGCTGAAGCAGCCAGACAGGCCAATGCATCTGGTAATACTTCTGGATCACTACTAATAAGCGTTACCAGCACCTGCACTTCACAAAAATAATCTTCAGGGAAGAGGGGTCTTAAAGCACGGTCAATAAGTCTTGAAATCAATACCTCATAATCACTTAGCTTACCCTCGCGCTTGAAGAATGAACCCGGAATGCGGCCGGCAGAAGCAAATTTTTCCTGATAATCTACTGTTAGTGGGAAAAAGTCTTGCCCTTCTCTTGGTTCCTTATTGGCCACTACGGTCGCCAGCAGAATACATTTCCCCATACGCACCGTAACCGAACCATCTGCCTGACGCGCAAGACGACCCGTTTCTATTGTGATTTCGCGGCCATCGCCGAGATCGAAAGTTTTTCTGATTGGTTGTTGTAACATAAACTCGATTTTGAAAAATTTTTAACAATGGTGTAAGCTATTTTGATTTTACACCCCCCTCTTGGGGAACATCGCACATTTGTCTAATAAATAAAAATAAGTAATCAGGCACAAAAGTATAAGTCTTAAAAAAAAAGTATTCCCAACATTTTTTGATGTTGGGAATACCAATATGATCAGCTTGAAATTTACCAAAACAAAATATCAAACCCCAGGATAAACAACCAGTTTCCCAACGTCAAACGAATTGGGAAATTATTTTCTTAATCCCAGCTTTTCAATCAAAGCACGATAACCTTCCAGATTATGCTTTTGTAAATAAGCCAAGAATCTTTTACGTCTTCCCACCAACTGCATCAAACCGCGGTGTGAAGAGTAATCTTTCTTGTTCTGTTTAAGATGTGCACTGATTTGGCTAATACGCTCAGTTAATTGTGCGATTTGGCCCTCGATAGAACCTGTATTAGTGGCGCTTCCACCAAATTCTTCAAAAATCTTTGCGTTTCTTTCTTTTGTAAGTGGCATACTGTCTTTTTTAAAAGGTCATCCTGTTTTGTATCCTGTCGTTTAAGGCGGCAAAGGTAGGAAAAATTTTGAAATACATGCATCTTTTTTTTCAGGCTTTTGTAGAATTCATACCAAAATTTCTTCGCTCTTTTACCTTATACCTTTGAAGCAACTGATTATCATCTTAATCTTCAGATATAAATGATATTTTTGCCCTCATGGATTTGAGTCAGGATACTAAAAATATTTTGGGGTTACAACTACCCACAGATCCCCGCTGGGTTAATCTGGCCGAAATTTCGTTGGAGGCCATTCTTACAGATCATGCTTACTGCGAGCAAAAAGCCGCCACCAGTTGTATCTCCCTCATACAAAGATACAGTGATAAGGAAAAACTAGTGATAGAATTAGCCCCT encodes the following:
- the ispE gene encoding 4-diphosphocytidyl-2-C-methyl-D-erythritol kinase yields the protein MVVFSNCKINIGLYITEKRADGYHNLETVFLPLPLYDVLELHDASHTRITVLGQLIPCSTEDNIVYKAYRLLKQDFPNLPEVHFHLLKNIPAGAGLGAGSANGAHALIALNRKFELNLSEGQLIAYAAALGSDCPFFIKNSPCFASGRGEQLEPLTLDLSAYQLIIVNPGIHISTPYAFSLIRPTPAPVNLKEVITLPVEKWRDTIINDFEEAIIKEHPEIEVIKNRLYAAGADFALMSGSGSTVYGLFKKDQEIVTDFPAHYYVKQLAL
- the pnp_1 gene encoding Polyribonucleotide nucleotidyltransferase codes for the protein MLQQPIRKTFDLGDGREITIETGRLARQADGSVTVRMGKCILLATVVANKEPREGQDFFPLTVDYQEKFASAGRIPGSFFKREGKLSDYEVLISRLIDRALRPLFPEDYFCEVQVLVTLISSDPEVLPDALACLAASAALAVSDVPIKEVISEVRVARIDGAFKINPTRSEMENADMDFIVAATEKNLLMVEGESEECSEADLIEALGIAHEAIKVQIKAQEELRALKGVSGKREYTKPVNNEAIREKVYAYGTDKVKEIAKGRLSKQDRTERFKLLEEEIAAKLEAEATEENPFTDVERKLIHKYFHDLQYDVVRDMILDDRIRLDGRALDEIRPLDMEVDVLPSPHGSALFTRGETQSLTTVTLGTGLDELLIETAASSKYSKFILHYNFPPFSTGEVKMMRGPGRREIGHGNLAMRSLKQMMPSEAEFGYTVRVVSDILESNGSSSMATVCAGSLALMDAGVPLPKHVAGIAMGLITKGDKYAILSDILGDEDHLGDMDFKVTGTRDGICGVQMDIKVDGLSMDVMREALEQARRGRLHILEHMYKAIPEARPDVKPHAPRVVKMFIDKEFIGAVIGPGGKVIQEIQRETGTTINVEEVNNMGEISIFGVDKDAVIKAEDWIKGIVAVPVVGDVYNATVVSVVPFGVFVEFLPGKQGLVHISEISWKRLESLDGIVKEGDAMKVKLIGTDPKSGKFKLSRKALIPRPERKPPHNNGNNKDHN
- the rpsO gene encoding 30S ribosomal protein S15, which translates into the protein MPLTKERNAKIFEEFGGSATNTGSIEGQIAQLTERISQISAHLKQNKKDYSSHRGLMQLVGRRKRFLAYLQKHNLEGYRALIEKLGLRK